Proteins from a genomic interval of Sporolactobacillus sp. Y61:
- the alsR gene encoding acetoin biosynthesis transcriptional regulator AlsR, with protein sequence MELRQFIYFITVAEELHFGRAAERLRMTQPPLSKQIQQFEEEIGVTLFKRNKRHVELTTAGEFFLPEARQVLAQAEQAVSTAQRAQRGEFGRLVIGFVGSATYDILPRFIREYRKNFPDVAVVLHELSTPDQISALIGNRIDIGLLHPPISSSLIEAEPVKQGFAALALPKNHPLAEKKKLHIEDLRDQSFILVSREIWPGLYDEFLSLFRDVPFSPNIVQEATEYQMVVGLVSAGIGIGVVPAGAEKLFNLDVVYREIAGIKLHAVLSLARRKTNSNPAMHQFISLTRKIGKVID encoded by the coding sequence ATGGAACTCCGTCAATTTATTTATTTCATCACAGTGGCTGAGGAACTGCATTTTGGCCGGGCTGCTGAACGGCTGCGTATGACCCAGCCGCCACTCAGCAAACAGATTCAGCAATTTGAGGAAGAGATTGGTGTTACCCTGTTTAAGCGAAACAAAAGACATGTGGAACTGACAACGGCCGGAGAATTTTTCCTCCCGGAAGCCCGGCAGGTGCTCGCTCAGGCTGAGCAGGCGGTCAGTACCGCGCAGCGTGCACAGCGGGGGGAGTTTGGTCGCCTGGTCATCGGATTCGTCGGTTCGGCTACTTATGATATTCTTCCCCGATTTATTCGCGAATATCGAAAGAACTTCCCGGACGTGGCAGTGGTTCTTCATGAGCTTTCCACTCCCGACCAGATCAGCGCACTGATCGGCAACCGGATCGATATCGGTTTGCTTCACCCTCCGATCAGTTCATCACTGATTGAAGCAGAGCCTGTGAAGCAGGGTTTTGCCGCCCTGGCCCTCCCGAAAAATCATCCGCTTGCTGAAAAAAAGAAATTACATATCGAAGATTTACGTGATCAGTCCTTCATCCTGGTCAGCCGTGAAATCTGGCCCGGTCTGTATGATGAATTTCTATCGCTGTTCCGTGATGTCCCCTTTTCCCCAAACATCGTCCAGGAAGCAACGGAATATCAAATGGTCGTCGGACTGGTCTCAGCCGGGATCGGTATTGGTGTCGTACCCGCCGGTGCCGAAAAGCTGTTCAATCTTGATGTCGTCTATCGGGAAATTGCAGGGATTAAACTCCATGCTGTTCTTTCACTGGCCAGACGCAAGACCAACAGTAATCCCGCCATGCACCAGTTTATCAGCCTGACCCGTAAAATCGGGAAAGTGATCGACTGA
- a CDS encoding AI-2E family transporter: protein MLKKHSKLIFWTIELLALSLLIFVLTKISFIFVPIVTLITTLFFPIIVAGFLFFLLSPLVDLIQHFKIPRGLAILLIYILLAGLIVLLVVSVGPPLGNQVKSLFAQIPDYIRNWQTGIEHLADTRGFKWLIHQDYYSIDNIQKNFAEMIQNYSKNASSGISTFFNVLVNITLTVVTVPFILFYMLKDGDRLPHAVTRFFPSQYHHEVTKILQDLSTTLSSYIHGLIIVASFVGISSSLGFSIIGLPYSLLLGLVVGITNIIPYLGPILGATPAIIIALMDSPTKALLVLAVIVTVQQMDSHLISPLVMGKRLQTHPLTIIFLLLVSGKWLGPIGMILAVPTYAMIKTIVMHAVRLFRLRKKSKDDSLIDK from the coding sequence GTGCTAAAAAAACATTCAAAATTGATATTCTGGACAATTGAACTGCTTGCACTTTCTCTGTTGATTTTTGTTCTGACAAAAATTTCCTTCATTTTCGTACCGATTGTTACGCTGATCACGACACTTTTCTTTCCGATCATCGTCGCCGGTTTTTTATTTTTTCTGCTCAGTCCACTTGTCGATCTGATTCAGCATTTTAAAATCCCCCGAGGATTGGCGATTCTATTGATCTACATCCTTCTGGCCGGCTTAATCGTGCTGCTTGTGGTGTCCGTCGGTCCTCCGCTCGGCAATCAGGTCAAGTCTCTGTTTGCACAGATCCCGGATTATATCAGAAACTGGCAAACAGGGATCGAGCATTTGGCGGATACGCGCGGCTTCAAATGGCTGATTCATCAGGATTATTATTCAATAGATAACATCCAGAAAAATTTTGCTGAAATGATTCAGAATTACTCAAAAAACGCAAGCTCCGGTATCTCCACCTTTTTTAATGTTCTGGTCAATATTACATTAACGGTGGTGACTGTACCTTTTATTCTATTCTACATGCTGAAAGATGGGGACAGGCTGCCACATGCCGTCACACGTTTTTTCCCCTCTCAGTATCATCACGAAGTCACAAAGATTTTGCAAGATCTGAGTACAACTCTTTCATCGTACATTCACGGCCTGATTATCGTTGCATCTTTTGTAGGCATCAGCTCAAGCCTCGGATTTTCGATCATCGGTCTGCCCTACAGCCTGCTTCTGGGGCTTGTTGTCGGTATAACGAACATCATTCCTTATCTTGGCCCGATACTCGGCGCGACACCGGCGATCATTATCGCACTGATGGATTCGCCGACAAAAGCACTGCTTGTTCTCGCGGTCATTGTGACCGTGCAGCAGATGGATAGTCATCTTATTTCTCCGCTTGTCATGGGGAAAAGACTGCAGACGCATCCGCTGACGATTATTTTTCTTCTCCTGGTTTCAGGGAAATGGCTCGGCCCCATCGGGATGATTCTTGCGGTACCCACCTATGCGATGATCAAAACGATTGTGATGCACGCCGTCAGGCTATTCCGTCTGAGAAAGAAGAGTAAGGATGACAGTTTAATTGATAAGTAA